In one Arachis duranensis cultivar V14167 chromosome 9, aradu.V14167.gnm2.J7QH, whole genome shotgun sequence genomic region, the following are encoded:
- the LOC107465080 gene encoding uncharacterized protein LOC107465080, whose product MAGKIDRGVNNGTAPPIFKLGGQNYHSIGSLLPPDSLRPTFAQLYIYDTENEIDNRIGTLRSNEAINERDRKIVAILRNMLDKYNSLAKNFCYARDRYQQKNCTNIKLKLISKRNTDGRTYNLPSASKVAALIVGDVEQLSKDRDIIIESQSRKLQRINVFHPSYLALQYPLLFLYGEDGFRLGIATSDSISARPTKKNKTINLRQFFAFRLQKRTGESPLILRSKRLFQQFLVDAYTMMESERLKFFRCKQPQLRVDKYKCLHESLINGDVNATRLGKRIILPNTFTGGPRYAGYPSYFITMTCNPEWDEIRREVTSIGLKAEDRPDILCRVFKIKLDGLIDDLKERKIFGKILGYVCTVEFQKRGLLHAHILLFMSNEFKPQTPDDIDKYITAEIPDENERPNLHRAVQNYMVHGPCGPYNKNSPCMKNGSCSKFYPKEFRQRTLIDEAGFPKYRRTDNGRTVKKRECVLDNKFIVPYNPELLLKFGCHINVEYTCQTSSIKYLFKYVHKGNDRVTATLYNAGDLSEATQVVDKIRNYYDCRYISACEAVWRLFGYEIQKKESFVIRLPFHLEDEQPVIYGETSNANDIVEREISHKSMFLGWMAVNMSYPYARSLTYAEFPTKFVWKDDSSKWFPRKKGFAIGRLTHVPAVNTEEYYQRLLLNTQRGCMSFRDIRTVGGTIYATYRDACFALGLLQDDNEFIDAIKEASSWASGSYVKRLFVILLTSNNISRPEHVWYRCWHELSDDILYRQRAVMNMSELTMSDNEIKQLCLMDIDKILHSYGKTLKDYPLMPLATEVDNSLLTERVIREELNFNKDDLKKNASDMLAIATHEQRYAFDKIVTAVYCDEGGFFFVYGHGGTGKIFLWNLMSAEIRSRGDIVLNVASSGIASLLFPNGRTAHSRFKIPLNITEDSICNIKPCSPQAMLLLRAKLIIWDEAPMVSRYCYEALDKCLGDIMRCSPTYSKDLPFGGKVVVLGGDFRQILPVISRGSRQDIVHSTVNLSYLWKFCQVLKLTKNMRLFVGTTASDQDETEQFGEWLLKVGDGLIGDNMDGESEICLPGDIVIPSSDQAFDELVHFSYPNILENMSSKDFFKARTILAPTLDIVEEVNNHLMAIIPRGEKLYLSSDSICMDEGNMESQLDLYGSELPNSINCSGLPPHKLILKIGVPVMLLRSIDQSSGLCNGTRLQGRKLGNHVIECEVLTVTMLVILL is encoded by the exons ATGGCTGGAAAAATTGACCGTGGGGTGAATAATGGGActgctcctccaatttttaagCTTGGGGGTCAAAACTACCATAGCATTGGTAGCTTACTTCCTCCTGATAGTTTGCGACCAACATTTGCCCAGCTATATATCTATGACACAGAAAATGAGATTGACAATCGAATAGGCACACTTCG ttcCAATGAAGCTATAAATGAGCGGGATAGAAAAATTGTGGCAATATTAAGAAATATGCTAGACAAATATAATAGTTTGGCAAAGAATTTTTGCTATGCAAGAGATAGGTACCAACAGAAAAACTGCACAAACATAAAGCTTAAGTTGATTAGTAAAAGGAATACAGATGGCAggacatacaacttgccatctGCATCTAAAGTGGCTGCATTGATTGTTGGCGATGTCGAACAACTTagcaaagatagagatattaTTATAGAGAGTCAATCTAGAAAGCTCCAGCGGATTAATGTTTTTCATCCATCTTATTTAGCCTTGCAATATCCATTGTTGTTTCTGTATGGGGAGGATGGATTTCGTTTGGGTATTGCAACATCAGACTCTATCTCCGCTAGAcctacaaagaaaaacaaaacaatcaaTTTGCGACAATTCTTTGCTTTTCGACTACAGAAAAGGACGGGTGAATCTCCGTTAATTCTGAGATCAAAGAGATTATTCCAACAGTTTCTGGTAGATGCCTACACAATGATGGAATCAGAGAGGTTAAAATTCTTTAGGTGTAAACAACCACAGTTGAGGGTTGATAAATACAAATGTCTGCATGAAAGTCTTATAAACGGGGATGTAAATGCTACAAGACTTGGAAAAAGAATCATTCTTCCCAATACTTTTACCGGTGGACCTAG ATATGCAGGATATCCTAGCTATTTTATTACAATGACCTGTAACCCTGAATGGGATGAGATAAGAAGAGAAGTGACTTCCATTGGATTGAAGGCAGAAGACCGTCCTGATATATTGTGTCGAGTTTTCAAGATCAAGCTTGATGGTTTGATAGATGACCTCAAAGAGAGAAAAATCTTTGGCAAAATTTTGGGAT aCGTTTGCACTGTAGAGTTTCAAAAGAGAGGGCTTCTGCATGCACATATCCTTTTATTCATGAGTAACGAGTTCAAGCCACAAACACCAGATGACATAGACAAATATATAACAGCTGAGATTCCTGATGAAAATGAAAGGCCAAATCTACATAGAGCTGTTCAAAATTACATGGTACATGGTCCATGTGGTCCGTATAACAAGAATTCACCTTGCATGAAGAATGGATCCTGTTCAAAGTTCTATCCTAAAGAGTTTAGACAGCGAACACTCATTGATGAGGCCGGATTTCCCAAATATAGGCGTACTGATAACGGTCGAACAGTGAAGAAAAGGGAATGTGTACTAGACAATAAGTTCATTGTTCCGTATAATCCAGAATTGTTGCTCAAGTTCGGGTGCCACATAAATGTGGAATACACATGCCAAACAAGTTCTATTAAGTATCTGTTTAAGTATGTACACAAGGGTAATGACCGCGTAACAGCTACTCTATATAATGCTGGTGATCTGTCAGAAGCCACACAAGTTGTTGACAAAATTAGGAATTACTACGATTGTAGGTATATTTCGGCATGTGAGGCAGTCTGGCGTCTATTTGGATACGAAATCCAAAAGAAAGAATCATTTGTGATTAGACTTCCATTCCATTTGGAGGATGAGCAACCTGTGATTTATGGTGAAACTTCTAATGCGAATGATATTGTCGAAAGAGAAATATCTCATAAGTCCATGTTTTTGGGATGGATGGCAGTGAACATGTCATATCCTTATGCTCGAAGTCTGACTTATGCTGAGTTTCCAACCAAGTTTGTTTGGAAGGACGATTCTTCAAAGTGGTTTCCTCGAAAGAAAGGCTTCGCAATTGGAAGGTTGACTCATGTACCTGCAG TAAATACCGAAGAATATTACCAACGGCTTCTCTTGAATACTCAAAGAGGATGTATGAGTTTTCGAGATATAAGAACAGTAGGAGGAACAATTTATGCTACGTATAGAGATGCATGCTTCGCCCTTGGACTCTTGCAAGATGACAATGAATTCATTGATGCAATTAAGGAAGCAAGCTCATGGGCTTCAGGATCATATGTTAAGAGGTTATTTGTCATTCTATTAACATCCAACAATATCTCAAGACCAGAACATGTTTGGTATAGATGTTGGCATGAACTCTCAGATGATATTTTGTATCGACAGAGAGCCGTGATGAACATGAGCG AGTTAACAATGTCAGATAATGAGATTAAGCAGTTGTGCTTAATGGATATAGACAAGATCTTACATTCCTATGGTAAAACCTTAAAAGACTATCCTCTTATGCCTTTAGCAACTGAAGTTGATAATTCTTTGTTAACCGAAAGGGTTATAAGGGAAGAGCTAAACTTTAACAAGGATGATTTAAAGAAAAATGCCTCAGACATGTTAGCCATCGCAACACATGAGCAGAGATATGCATTCGATAAAATTGTTACAGCTGTGTATTGTGATGAAGGGGGTTTTTTCTTTGTGTATGGTCATGGAGGTACTGGAAAAATATTTCTCTGGAACCTTATGTCTGCTGAGATTCGCTCAAGGGGTGATATAGTGTTAAACGTTGCTTCGAGTGGTATTGCATCTTTACTTTTTCCCAATGGAAGAACGGCACACTCAAGGTTCAAAATACCGCTGAATATAACTGAGGATTCTATATGTAACATCAAACCTTGTTCCCCTCAAGCAATGTTACTATTGAGAGCCAAACTTATAATTTGGGATGAGGCTCCAATGGTTAGCAGGTACTGCTATGAAGCGCTTGATAAATGCTTGGGTGATATCATGAGGTGTTCTCCAACATATAGCAAAGATTTGCCCtttggaggaaaagtggttGTACTAGGTGGAGACTTTAGACAAATTCTTCCTGTCATTTCACGAGGATCGAGACAAGATATCGTTCATTCAACCGTGAATTTGTCTTACCTTTGGAAGTTTTGTCAGGTGCTCAAACTAACAAAAAACATGAGACTCTTTGTAGGGACGACTGCTTCAGATCAAGATGAGACAGAGCAATTTGGTGAGTGGTTATTGAAAGTTGGTGATGGTCTAATAGGTGACAATATGGATGGTGAATCTGAGATATGTCTTCCAGGAGATATTGTTATTCCTTCTTCGGACCAGGCATTTGATGAGTTAGTTCATTTttcttatccaaatattttggaAAACATGTCCTCAAAGGATTTTTTCAAAGCAAGAACTATACTGGCTCCCACACTAGACATTGTTGAAGAGGTCAACAACCATCTGATGGCTATCATTCCTAGAGGGGAAAAATTATATCTTAGTTCGGATTCCATATGTATGGATGAAGGGAATATGGAGAGTCAACTAGATCTCTATGGTTCTGAATTACCGAATAGCATAAATTGTTCTGGTTTGCCTCCACATAAATTAATACTCAAGATTGGTGTTCCGGTGATGTTACTGAGGAGTATTGACCAATCCAGTGGTCTTTGTAATGGTACAAGGCTACAAGGTAGGAAGCTTGGAAATCATGTCATAGAATGTGAAGTCTTAACGGTAACAATGTTGGTCATATTGCTTTGA
- the LOC107465079 gene encoding uncharacterized protein LOC107465079, translated as MAGVEGERKYVNDGKLINMMVIHIENDGLKLNIVVLGEMVDRIKYFLASGDQQLPIIIFQFARVKNAGGTNIVQNIMYGTRLLINPDIPEALMLRKSVYYREISQYLSVISGKPAYLDEDEVLYSTGRKTIKELRTATDVGFYVVRATVLDVEPVPSWWYKSCVCSVKAEANADEYFCDGCNGNVNNVVDRYKLNLLVFDGTGTTNFVVFDKGGRSSIRTNLY; from the exons ATGGCCGGCGTAGAGGGTGAGAGAAAATACGTGAACGATGGCAAACTTATTAACATGATGGTCATTCATATTGAGAATGATGG TTTAAAGCTTAATATTGTTGTTCTTGGAGAGATGGTGGACCGgatcaagtattttctggcatCGGGCGATCAACAACTGccaataattatttttcaatttgcaAGAGTAAAAAATGCTGGAG gTACCAATATTGTGCAGAACATTATGTATGGTACTAGACTCTTGATAAATCCAGATATTCCTGAGGCTTTGATGCTTCGAAAAAG TGTGTACTATAGAGAGATCTCGCAGTACCTATCTGTGATTTCTGGCAAACCAGCATATCTTGATGAAGATGAAGTTTTATATTCCACTGGGAGGAAGACAATAAAGGAGTTACGTACTGCTACGGAT GTTGGATTCTATGTTGTTCGGGCCACTGTTCTTGATGTTGAACCCGTTCCAAGTTGGTGGTATAAATCATGTGTTTGCAGCGTGAAGGCAGAAGCTAATGCGGATGAATACTTCTGCGATGGCTGTAATGGGAACGTGAATAATGTGGTTGACAG gtaTAAGTTAAATTTGTTGGTTTTTGATGGTACTGGTACAACGAACTTTGTTGTGTTCGATAAAGGAGGTCGCAGCTCTATTCGGACGAACCTGTACTGA